The genomic stretch CTCCCACATTCCTCCAGCACTTCTCAGTACCCAGGAGTGTGGGCAGTGAGAGCTGCAGCCTGTGGCACATAGTGGGAATTGTGCATCAATTTAGTGCTTGTGGAAGGTACAGGCAGGATGCATTTGCTTCCCAGGCCCTGTGCTGCCTCTCAGCATGGCAACCAGCAGCCTGCAACGCCCAgaaatgaattaaaattaactcgtagcacacagctctgctccaaggAGGAAACATTCCTCTTTGCACGGTTCAGAGGCTGGTCCATACAAGAGGAGCAGCCTGGATACAGGACTTCCCCCCCATGAAGAACACCACTAGATCCACGGAAACGAAGGCAAACCCTGCTATTTCAGTGCCCCCAGTGTCACTTACAGCACTGCCTTGCAGAAGGCACACTTGTTCCCATACGTGACGCCATCCGTGCCGCAGTGAGGGTTGGACTCCCTCGTGCAGAACACGCTTCTGTTTACAAACTCTTTACAGATCTGCACAAggaataataattaaaaaaaaaacctttcaggACCCCCATACTCTTTGCTTCACTTTCCAAATTGGACCCAAGGTCATTAATGTAAAGCTTTTTCTGACAAGTGCTGACACTGcctcttttccaacagaaaaagCCCTCTCAGAAATGAACAGAAGCAGCGTTTCAGGGTAATTTTGGCCCCATGTTTGAGGAAGGAAATTGTAGTCACCCGGGAGAAGTCTTGATCTCCCAACAATAGGAGTGGATTAGCCTAGGCATGCACGAGAAGAGTCAGCACTGATGCTCTGTCAGGCACTTGGAGCCGAGATACCTCCCTGCTGCATGACTTCAGGTGTCTTGCGAAACCTTGCACTCACTTTGGTGCTTGCTAAGCTCCTGCTTTCCCacaggaaggagggagaaacAATAGGGAAAATCCTGGGGAATTAAAAATTATGCCCAGGAAGTGTACAGGTATTTTGCCTCTCTACAAATCCCAGGGATGAACTAAATTCGGGGGAATAGGACACTCAATCATCCGTTTGCTTCATGAGAAGATTGTATAGTGAAGCCGAGTCAAAAGTGGTGCAGCACATAAACATTTGCTAAATCAACCATTTATTTCCCTGCTCTACCTGCTAATGTGGCCACACAACATTCCCCAGGTAGCAGTGAACTCCCCAGCACTGGGAATACTTGGAAGGACCCACCTGCTCCCAGCAGACATTAAAAACTGTTTACCCAGCACCAAGATTTTGGTTATAAAAACATTCCTCCAAAGTGAAACGCCATGaatggatgtggcactcagtgctatGGTTTAGTTGACAAAGTGGTGATCAGTCAAAGCTTGGAttcgatgatcttggaggtcttttccaccAATAATGATTCCATGGTTCTATTAAATGCAGATTCAGcaagcagaaacagcagcactAACCTCTTCAATCTCTTGACCTGCTACATCTGgaactaaaaggaaaaaaatcaaaaaaacaaataaaaaccagaCAGGTTTTACACGTCAGCATTACTTTCTGATAAAGTCTGAGTTAAATTCACAAACATTTTATGCAAACCACAGTGAAACATACTCCAGGTTTTTCCTACTCCGTCATCCCTCACGGGGGAAGAGGGGGCAGGAGATACATTATCTGAATTgcttttcagtattttcctATTTTGAAAAATGCTACTAAAATACCATGTAATCATTCATTCAGCTGCTAACTACACCTCAGACACATAACCCAATCTCTTGGAAGGCAGCCACTCCCGGGGAAGCAAGCTGCCATATCAGATGTGGAACCGTGCTCCCAGAGATTTTAAACCCATGTTGGCTTTTAAGGCTTTTAGGCTCCTGCACCTCTGAACAATGCAAGTGGCTGGTGCTGCTGACAGGAGGGGACCCTGGAGCAGGAGATCCCATGGTTGTGCTCAAGCCatgctcagcacagcccagacaCCCTCCCAGGACAGGCTCAGCCCGGGTGAGATTCAAAGAGACGTCATGGGGTGACAGAGAGCAGAACAGACAGCACCGGTCAGAACCAGCACCAAAATCCCCTCTGTAACCGCAGGCTCTGGGCTTGGAGCTCATCAGTCCATgctctttttgtttcttcttggCAAGGCCGGCAGGCAGGAGTGTAGGTTGAGTCAGAGCTGTGAAATGGGGCGACCCTGTCATGTCTCTAAAGGGGAGCCTGACACTCCAGGGTGGGTTGAATGCAGATCTGCAGAATCCGGGTCACAGCAGAGTGGGGTAAATACCCAGCATTTGGTGAGGCTGTACCTGCTGGTCAGCGGGGTCATTGCCAGCTCTGGTGCTGCTCAGATGGCtctgggcaggaggtgggaggACCTTGTCCTACACTCCTCCCTCCGCAGTGAATGAGGGACACCCAACCCTCAGTCAGCCCAACCCTCATCCATCAAGCCTTCCTACTTCTTCTGCTATTTCTGTGGTCCTTTGGTGTTTTTTCCTGGTGCTGGCACATTTACCCTGTCCTCAGGTTTTGCTAGGCTGCTGTAATGTTGAAGGCACTGTTATGGCTATCTGCATATTATTTACAAAACAGCTCATTAAATAGTTTTTATAAATATTACATGCAGCTACAGAAGAATTTGTGATGATGCCTCTTGACATCTGTTTATTTTACTGGAGATCACAGGGTTTGCTGCTATTCTGCCTGGCCTTGGAAGAAAGAATCAGCCTTCTGATGAAACCCAGTCCCAATTAAGACTCAATTAGAGACAGATGAATATTTCATAATGAATAATGTGTACAAAGCAATTCACCTCTTCTCCATGCACAGCTTGCCATTTTCTCAAGTGACTTCTTTATTCAAGTTATTCACATAAAAACAA from Anomalospiza imberbis isolate Cuckoo-Finch-1a 21T00152 chromosome 15, ASM3175350v1, whole genome shotgun sequence encodes the following:
- the LOC137483162 gene encoding serine protease inhibitor Kazal-type 6-like, whose protein sequence is MRATGALVLLSLLLLSFFTVPDVAGQEIEEICKEFVNRSVFCTRESNPHCGTDGVTYGNKCAFCKAVLRSGGKIRLKHLGKC